Proteins from a genomic interval of Acetobacterium woodii DSM 1030:
- the rplA gene encoding 50S ribosomal protein L1, which yields MKKGKKYQDLVKSFDKQELFELDAAIAQVKKLATAKFDETIELHVKLGVDSRHADQQVRGAIVLPHGTGKSVKVLVIAKGDKLKEAEEAGADFFGEDDMIDKIQKENWFDFDVMIATPDMMGKVGRLGRVLGPKGLMPNPKSGTVTMDVARAVADTKAGKVEYRLDKTNIIHVIIGKASFTEEALKENMMVLLDTVKKAKPAASKGQYFRSVTLASTMSPGVKVNTGKI from the coding sequence ATGAAAAAAGGAAAAAAATATCAAGACTTAGTTAAAAGCTTTGATAAGCAGGAATTATTTGAACTTGATGCAGCTATTGCCCAAGTTAAAAAACTTGCAACAGCAAAGTTTGATGAAACCATTGAATTGCATGTAAAATTGGGTGTTGACTCACGTCATGCAGATCAACAGGTGCGTGGAGCAATCGTTTTACCACATGGTACCGGTAAATCTGTAAAGGTTCTTGTTATTGCCAAAGGCGATAAATTAAAAGAAGCTGAAGAAGCTGGGGCAGATTTCTTTGGTGAAGACGATATGATTGATAAAATTCAAAAAGAAAACTGGTTTGATTTTGATGTTATGATTGCTACTCCAGATATGATGGGTAAGGTTGGTCGTTTAGGTCGAGTTTTAGGACCTAAAGGTTTAATGCCAAATCCAAAATCAGGAACGGTAACCATGGATGTTGCCAGAGCAGTTGCTGATACAAAAGCAGGTAAAGTTGAGTATCGTTTGGACAAAACCAATATTATTCATGTTATTATCGGTAAAGCATCTTTTACGGAAGAAGCTTTAAAAGAAAACATGATGGTATTATTGGATACTGTTAAAAAAGCGAAACCGGCGGCATCTAAAGGTCAATACTTTAGAAGTGTTACCCTGGCAAGTACCATGAGTCCTGGAGTTAAGGTCAATACCGGAAAAATCTAG
- the rplJ gene encoding 50S ribosomal protein L10, protein MPKIEVKQVIVQEIAEKFRNAQTAVLVDYRGLNVEEVTELRAQARAAGVDYKVYKNSMMRFAAKETGFEGLLDVLVGPTAIAFCDTDPVAPAKLISEFAKKHKALEIKAGMVEGKVLDVKGVQELAELPSREVLVAKVLGTLNAPISGFVNVLNGNMRGLVVALNAIAEQKQA, encoded by the coding sequence ATGCCAAAGATTGAAGTAAAACAAGTGATTGTACAAGAAATTGCTGAAAAGTTTCGTAATGCACAAACCGCAGTTCTTGTTGACTATCGTGGCTTAAATGTTGAAGAAGTGACTGAATTACGTGCTCAGGCCCGAGCAGCTGGCGTTGACTACAAGGTTTATAAAAACTCAATGATGCGGTTTGCTGCTAAGGAAACCGGATTTGAAGGTTTGCTAGATGTTTTGGTTGGACCAACTGCAATTGCGTTCTGTGATACAGATCCGGTTGCCCCGGCAAAACTAATCAGTGAATTTGCTAAAAAACATAAAGCTTTAGAGATTAAAGCAGGTATGGTTGAGGGTAAGGTTTTAGACGTTAAAGGCGTACAGGAACTTGCCGAATTACCATCACGAGAAGTATTGGTTGCCAAGGTTCTTGGTACCTTAAACGCACCAATTTCAGGTTTTGTTAATGTACTTAACGGAAACATGCGGGGATTGGTTGTCGCATTAAATGCGATTGCAGAACAAAAACAAGCATAA
- the rplK gene encoding 50S ribosomal protein L11: protein MAKKVMGLIKLQIPAGKATPAPPVGPALGQHGVNIMGFCKEFNAKTANEAGMIIPVVITVYQDRSYSFITKTPPAAILLKKIAGIESGSSVPNKTKVAKVTTEQLREIATLKMPDLNAASVESAMKMIAGTARSMGITIEE from the coding sequence ATGGCAAAAAAAGTAATGGGACTTATCAAATTACAAATTCCTGCCGGAAAAGCAACACCAGCACCACCAGTTGGACCTGCATTAGGTCAACATGGGGTTAATATTATGGGATTCTGTAAAGAATTCAACGCAAAAACTGCAAATGAAGCAGGGATGATTATTCCTGTTGTAATCACTGTTTATCAGGATCGTTCTTACTCATTTATTACAAAAACACCACCAGCTGCGATTCTTTTAAAGAAAATTGCTGGCATTGAGTCTGGATCGAGTGTGCCAAACAAGACGAAGGTCGCTAAGGTTACAACTGAACAATTAAGAGAAATTGCAACCTTAAAAATGCCGGATTTAAATGCGGCATCTGTTGAATCAGCGATGAAAATGATCGCTGGAACTGCCCGTAGCATGGGTATCACAATCGAAGAATAA
- the nusG gene encoding transcription termination/antitermination protein NusG, translating to MDSNQHEQAQWFVAHTYSGYENKVKASIEATVENRNMEDVILEVQVPVQEVVESKNGKKVVKEKKLFPGYVMIKMFMTDDSWYVVRNTRGVTGFVGPASKPVPLSKSELKSMGIRQQRVEISMHVGEEIKVIEGPLEGFTGVIEEVHAEKSKVKVNVSMFGRDTPAELGFEQIEKLNT from the coding sequence GCACATACTTATTCCGGTTACGAGAATAAGGTCAAAGCAAGCATTGAAGCCACAGTAGAAAACAGAAATATGGAGGACGTGATCCTAGAAGTTCAGGTTCCCGTACAGGAAGTAGTCGAAAGCAAAAACGGCAAAAAAGTCGTTAAAGAAAAGAAACTATTTCCAGGTTATGTCATGATCAAAATGTTCATGACTGATGATTCATGGTATGTTGTCCGAAATACCCGTGGTGTTACCGGGTTTGTTGGTCCTGCTTCAAAACCTGTGCCATTGTCCAAGTCTGAACTTAAGAGTATGGGCATTCGTCAGCAACGTGTGGAAATAAGTATGCACGTTGGCGAAGAAATTAAGGTTATTGAAGGGCCATTAGAAGGGTTCACCGGTGTTATTGAAGAAGTACATGCTGAGAAATCAAAGGTTAAGGTCAATGTTTCCATGTTTGGTCGGGATACACCCGCTGAACTGGGATTTGAACAAATAGAAAAATTAAACACTTAA